The following proteins are encoded in a genomic region of Streptomyces sp. NBC_01723:
- the pyk gene encoding pyruvate kinase encodes MRRAKIVCTLGPATDSYDQIKDLVDAGMDIARFNFSHGTHAEHEERYRRVRKASDETGRSVGTLADLQGPKIRLGHFGEGPVLLERGDTFTITVEEGVEGDRHTCGTTYAGLAADVTPGERVLVDDGKVCLEVTGVDGPRVRTTVIEGGVVSDHKGLNLPGVAVSVPALSKKDEDDLRWALRSGFDVIALSFVRSGRDIRDVHRIMDEEGRRLPVIAKVEKPQAVEDIEGIVAAFDGIMVARGDLGVEMPLEQVPFVQKRAIKLAKRNAKPVIVATQMLDSMIDNARPTRAEASDVANAVIDGTDAVMLSGETSVGKYATETVRTMARIVEAAEEDILAKGLPPLTERNKPRTQGGAVARAAAEMGDFLGAKFLVAFTQSGDTVRRLSRYRSPIPLLAFTPEPATRSQLSLTWGVETFLGPHVDSTDAMVDQVDELLTRYGRCQKGDVVVITAGSPPGVSGTTNLVRVHHIGEDDR; translated from the coding sequence ATGCGCCGAGCAAAGATCGTCTGCACTCTTGGGCCCGCCACCGACTCGTACGACCAGATCAAGGACCTGGTCGACGCCGGAATGGACATCGCCCGCTTCAATTTCAGCCACGGCACCCACGCCGAACACGAAGAGCGCTACCGCCGTGTCCGGAAGGCGTCCGACGAGACCGGCCGCAGCGTCGGCACCCTCGCCGACCTTCAGGGTCCGAAGATCCGCCTCGGCCACTTCGGAGAGGGCCCCGTACTCCTTGAACGCGGCGACACGTTCACCATCACCGTCGAGGAGGGCGTCGAGGGCGACCGCCACACCTGCGGCACCACCTACGCCGGCCTCGCCGCCGACGTCACCCCCGGTGAACGCGTCCTCGTCGACGACGGCAAGGTGTGCCTGGAGGTCACCGGCGTCGACGGGCCCCGCGTCCGCACGACGGTGATCGAGGGCGGCGTGGTCTCCGACCACAAGGGCCTCAACCTCCCGGGCGTCGCGGTGTCCGTCCCCGCGCTGTCGAAGAAGGACGAGGACGACCTGCGCTGGGCCCTGCGCAGCGGCTTCGACGTGATCGCGCTGTCCTTCGTGCGCAGCGGGCGGGACATCCGCGACGTGCACCGCATCATGGACGAGGAGGGCCGCCGCCTGCCCGTCATCGCCAAGGTCGAGAAGCCGCAGGCCGTGGAGGACATCGAGGGCATCGTCGCGGCCTTCGACGGCATCATGGTCGCCCGGGGGGACCTGGGTGTCGAGATGCCCCTGGAGCAGGTGCCGTTCGTCCAGAAGCGGGCGATCAAGCTGGCGAAGCGCAACGCCAAGCCCGTCATCGTCGCCACCCAGATGCTCGACTCGATGATCGACAACGCCCGTCCCACCCGCGCGGAGGCCTCCGACGTCGCCAACGCGGTCATCGACGGCACGGACGCGGTGATGCTGTCCGGCGAGACGAGCGTCGGCAAGTACGCGACCGAGACGGTGCGGACCATGGCGCGGATCGTCGAGGCGGCGGAGGAGGACATCCTGGCCAAGGGCCTGCCCCCGCTGACCGAGCGCAACAAGCCCCGCACCCAGGGCGGCGCGGTGGCCCGGGCCGCGGCGGAGATGGGCGACTTCCTCGGCGCGAAGTTCCTGGTGGCCTTCACCCAGTCCGGCGACACCGTCCGCCGCCTGTCCCGCTACCGCTCGCCCATCCCGCTGCTCGCCTTCACCCCGGAGCCGGCCACCCGCTCGCAGCTGAGCCTGACCTGGGGGGTGGAGACCTTCCTGGGTCCGCACGTGGACTCCACGGACGCGATGGTCGACCAGGTGGACGAGCTGCTCACCCGGTACGGCCGCTGCCAGAAGGGCGACGTCGTGGTCATCACGGCGGGCTCACCGCCCGGCGTCTCGGGTACGACGAACCTGGTGCGGGTGCATCACATCGGGGAGGACGACCGCTGA
- a CDS encoding ANTAR domain-containing response regulator, with the protein MTSPESPQPVDVPDDDKSHVPPLTTRVVIAEDEALIRLDLKEMLEEEGYSVVGEAGDGEQAVELAREHRPDLVILDVKMPKLDGISAAEKIAEESIAPVLMLTAFSQRDLVERARDAGAMAYLVKPFSKSDVVPAIEMAVSRFTELKELEKEVADLSQRLETRKLVDRAKSVLQTEYGLTEPAAFRWIQKTSMDRRMSMQQVAEAVIQDADEKKAAKG; encoded by the coding sequence GTGACCTCCCCCGAGTCGCCCCAGCCCGTAGACGTGCCCGACGACGACAAGTCGCACGTGCCTCCGCTGACGACCCGTGTCGTCATCGCCGAGGACGAGGCGCTCATCCGGCTGGACCTCAAAGAGATGCTGGAGGAGGAGGGTTACTCCGTCGTCGGCGAGGCCGGGGACGGGGAGCAGGCCGTGGAGCTGGCCCGCGAGCACCGGCCGGACCTGGTGATCCTCGACGTGAAGATGCCCAAGCTGGACGGCATCTCCGCGGCCGAGAAGATCGCCGAGGAGAGCATCGCGCCGGTGCTGATGCTCACCGCGTTCTCCCAGCGCGACCTGGTGGAGCGGGCCCGGGACGCCGGCGCCATGGCGTATCTCGTGAAGCCCTTCAGCAAGAGCGACGTCGTTCCGGCGATCGAGATGGCCGTCTCGCGGTTCACGGAGCTGAAGGAGCTGGAGAAGGAGGTCGCCGACCTCAGCCAGCGCCTGGAGACGCGGAAGCTGGTGGACCGGGCCAAGTCGGTGCTCCAGACGGAGTACGGCCTGACCGAGCCGGCCGCCTTCCGCTGGATCCAGAAGACCTCCATGGACCGGCGGATGTCGATGCAGCAGGTGGCCGAGGCGGTCATCCAGGACGCCGACGAGAAGAAGGCGGCCAAGGGCTGA
- a CDS encoding ABC transporter ATP-binding protein, which produces MTALLEVEDLRVAYGKIEAVKGVSFKVDAGEVVTLVGTNGAGKTTTLRTLSGLLKPVGGQIKFGGKSLKKVPAHQIVSMGLAHSPEGRHIFPRMTIEDNLRLGAFLRSDRAGIEKDIQRAYDLFPILGERRKQAAGTLSGGEQQMLAMGRALMSQPKLLMLDEPSMGLSPIMMQKIMQTIAELKSQGTTILLVEQNAQAALSLADHGHVMEVGSIVLSGSGQDLLHDESVRKAYLGED; this is translated from the coding sequence ATGACCGCACTGCTCGAGGTCGAGGACCTCCGCGTCGCCTACGGCAAGATCGAGGCCGTGAAGGGCGTCTCCTTCAAGGTCGACGCCGGTGAGGTGGTCACCCTCGTCGGCACCAACGGCGCCGGCAAGACCACCACCCTGCGCACGCTGTCGGGTCTGCTGAAGCCCGTCGGCGGTCAGATCAAGTTCGGGGGCAAGTCGCTCAAGAAGGTGCCGGCGCACCAGATCGTCTCCATGGGGCTCGCCCACTCGCCCGAGGGGCGGCACATCTTCCCCCGCATGACGATCGAGGACAACCTCCGCCTCGGCGCCTTCCTGCGCAGCGACCGCGCGGGCATCGAGAAGGACATCCAGCGCGCCTACGACCTGTTCCCGATCCTCGGGGAGCGCCGGAAGCAGGCAGCGGGCACCCTCTCCGGCGGTGAGCAGCAGATGCTCGCCATGGGCCGCGCCCTGATGTCCCAGCCCAAGCTGCTCATGCTCGACGAGCCCTCCATGGGTCTCTCCCCGATCATGATGCAGAAGATCATGCAGACGATCGCCGAGCTGAAGTCCCAGGGCACCACCATCCTGCTCGTCGAGCAGAACGCCCAGGCGGCCCTGTCCCTGGCGGACCACGGCCATGTGATGGAGGTCGGCAGCATCGTCCTGTCCGGCAGCGGGCAGGACCTGCTGCACGACGAGTCGGTCCGCAAGGCCTACCTCGGCGAGGACTGA
- a CDS encoding branched-chain amino acid ABC transporter permease, producing the protein MNELPQQLVNGLLLGSMYGLVAIGYTMVYGIVQLINFAHGEIFMTGAFGALTVYLYILPDGTSMLIALPLMLIGAVIVSVTVAVGAERFAYRPLRGAPRLAPLITAIGLSLALQQAVWAWYPGAKSKISFPQIDGGPFHLGSVTLQTGDIFLLVAAPVSMAILAFFVMRTRTGRGMQATAQDRDTAKLMGVDTDRIIVIAFALGAVFAAVGAVANGLKYGDIDFRMGFILGLKAFTAAVLGGIGNIYGAMIGGVVLGVAETLATAFIADVPGLEKLGSQSWADVWAFILLILVLLFRPQGLLGERVADRA; encoded by the coding sequence GTGAACGAACTGCCGCAGCAGCTGGTCAACGGCCTGCTACTGGGATCCATGTACGGGCTGGTCGCCATCGGCTACACGATGGTCTATGGCATCGTCCAGCTCATCAACTTCGCCCACGGCGAGATCTTCATGACCGGTGCCTTCGGCGCGCTCACGGTCTATCTCTACATCCTGCCCGACGGCACCTCCATGCTGATCGCCCTACCCCTGATGCTGATCGGCGCAGTGATCGTCTCGGTCACCGTCGCGGTCGGGGCGGAACGGTTCGCCTACCGTCCGTTGCGCGGCGCACCCCGCCTCGCCCCCCTCATCACCGCCATCGGTCTCTCCCTCGCTCTCCAGCAGGCCGTGTGGGCCTGGTACCCCGGCGCCAAGTCGAAGATCAGCTTTCCGCAGATCGACGGCGGCCCCTTCCACCTCGGCAGCGTCACGCTCCAGACCGGTGACATCTTCCTGCTCGTCGCGGCCCCCGTCAGCATGGCCATCCTCGCCTTCTTCGTGATGCGCACCCGCACCGGACGCGGCATGCAGGCCACCGCGCAGGACCGGGACACCGCCAAGCTGATGGGTGTCGACACCGACCGCATCATCGTGATCGCCTTCGCACTCGGCGCCGTGTTCGCCGCCGTGGGAGCCGTCGCCAACGGCCTGAAGTACGGCGACATCGACTTCCGCATGGGCTTCATCCTCGGCCTCAAGGCCTTCACCGCCGCCGTCCTCGGCGGCATCGGCAACATCTACGGCGCCATGATCGGCGGCGTGGTCCTCGGCGTCGCCGAGACCCTGGCCACCGCGTTCATCGCCGACGTACCCGGTCTGGAGAAGCTCGGCAGCCAGTCCTGGGCCGACGTCTGGGCCTTCATCCTCCTCATCCTCGTGCTCCTGTTCAGGCCACAGGGCCTGCTGGGCGAACGCGTCGCGGACAGGGCGTGA
- a CDS encoding ABC transporter ATP-binding protein, protein MTTDTTTRDTTPGAPAPGTTVLDARGVTMRFGGLTAVNGVDLTVNSGEIVGLIGPNGAGKTTFFNCLTGLYIPTEGEVRYKDKVLPAKSFKVTAAGIARTFQNIRLFSNMTVLENVLVGRHTRTKEGFWSAVLRGPGFHKAEKASRERAEELLEFVGLASKADHLARNLPYGEQRKLEIARALASEPGLLLLDEPTAGMNPQETRTTEELVFAIRDKGIAVLVIEHDMRFIFNLCDRVAVLVQGQKLVEGDSATVQGDERVIAAYLGEPLENDPGAAEAAEVEAAEAAQADASSDTSAGKENDR, encoded by the coding sequence ATGACCACCGACACCACCACCAGGGACACCACCCCGGGCGCACCCGCCCCCGGCACCACCGTCCTCGACGCGCGCGGCGTCACGATGCGCTTCGGCGGACTGACGGCCGTCAACGGCGTCGACCTCACCGTCAACAGCGGGGAGATCGTCGGCCTGATCGGCCCCAACGGCGCCGGCAAGACCACCTTCTTCAACTGCCTGACCGGCCTCTACATCCCGACCGAGGGCGAGGTCCGCTACAAGGACAAGGTCCTGCCGGCCAAGTCCTTCAAGGTCACCGCCGCCGGCATCGCCCGCACCTTCCAGAACATCCGCCTGTTCTCCAACATGACGGTCCTGGAGAACGTCCTCGTCGGCCGCCACACGCGGACCAAGGAGGGCTTCTGGTCGGCCGTCCTGCGCGGACCGGGCTTCCACAAGGCGGAGAAGGCCTCCCGCGAACGCGCCGAGGAGCTGCTGGAGTTCGTGGGCCTGGCGAGCAAGGCCGACCACCTCGCACGGAACCTGCCCTACGGCGAGCAGCGCAAGCTGGAGATCGCCCGCGCCCTCGCCAGCGAGCCGGGGCTGCTGCTCCTGGACGAGCCGACGGCCGGCATGAACCCGCAGGAGACGCGGACCACCGAGGAACTGGTCTTCGCCATCCGCGACAAGGGCATCGCGGTCCTCGTCATCGAGCACGACATGCGGTTCATCTTCAACCTCTGCGACCGCGTCGCCGTCCTCGTACAGGGCCAGAAGCTCGTCGAGGGCGACAGCGCGACCGTGCAGGGCGACGAGCGTGTCATCGCCGCCTACCTCGGCGAACCCCTGGAGAACGACCCCGGTGCCGCGGAGGCCGCCGAGGTGGAGGCCGCCGAGGCCGCCCAGGCCGACGCCTCCTCGGACACCTCGGCCGGCAAGGAGAACGACCGATGA
- a CDS encoding branched-chain amino acid ABC transporter permease: protein MTTQTTAPENAGTSAAREASGLIGIPAQAGRALATGGGILTVVSTFLAWTWTDEFPGDLTFYGYPGGLQVLVLIAGALTALFGLASYDVKGLRWLVPAGADAALKFAALAAFATTWYTVIAISAQLGGLVNLEPGAYVAAVATLLAVLGSLALPFERPEPDPFDPDDTGWEQFKHTTAHNWQTVRAAFAGGTPRPVRALPSYVEILIIVAVLAIALLVFTYGIGTEYDELFVGFLVTAGLGFAALNKAGLVAQATEITTRHQNITVCGAFIAAACFPFTQSDDQYATLGVYILIFATVALGLNIVVGLAGLLDLGYVAFLGVGAYAAALVSGSPSSPFDVHFPFWAAVIVGALASLVFGVLIGAPTLRLRGDYLAIVTLGFGEIFRITANNLDGTSGPDLTNGSNGVSSIPDLKIFGLDLGVQHDFGGFTIGRFANYFFLMLVITAVVVLVFRRSGDSRIGRAWVAIREDETAALAMGINGFRVKLIAFAVGATLAGLAGTVQAHVTYTVTPEQYLFAGTTPPNSAFLLAAVVLGGMGTIAGPLIGASLLFLIPNKLQFLGDYQLFAFGLALVLLMRFRPEGLIANRRRKLEFHEEAEAPTTLSKTGA from the coding sequence ATGACCACACAGACCACCGCACCCGAGAACGCCGGCACCTCCGCCGCGCGCGAAGCCTCCGGCCTCATCGGCATACCCGCACAGGCCGGCCGCGCCCTCGCCACCGGCGGCGGCATCCTCACCGTCGTCTCCACCTTCCTCGCCTGGACCTGGACCGACGAATTCCCCGGCGACCTCACCTTCTACGGCTACCCGGGCGGCCTCCAGGTCCTGGTCCTCATCGCCGGCGCCCTCACCGCGCTCTTCGGCCTCGCCTCCTACGACGTGAAGGGGCTGCGCTGGCTGGTGCCCGCCGGCGCCGACGCCGCCCTCAAGTTCGCCGCGCTCGCCGCATTCGCCACCACCTGGTACACGGTCATCGCGATCAGCGCCCAGCTCGGCGGACTCGTCAACCTGGAACCGGGCGCCTACGTCGCCGCCGTCGCCACCCTGCTCGCCGTCCTCGGCTCGCTCGCCCTTCCCTTCGAACGCCCCGAACCCGACCCGTTCGACCCGGACGACACCGGCTGGGAGCAGTTCAAGCACACCACCGCGCACAACTGGCAGACCGTCAGGGCGGCCTTCGCCGGCGGCACCCCGCGCCCGGTGCGCGCCCTGCCCTCGTACGTCGAGATCCTGATCATCGTCGCCGTGCTCGCGATCGCCCTGCTGGTCTTCACCTACGGCATCGGCACCGAGTACGACGAACTCTTCGTCGGCTTCCTGGTCACCGCCGGCCTCGGCTTCGCCGCCCTCAACAAGGCCGGCCTGGTCGCCCAGGCCACCGAGATCACCACCCGGCACCAGAACATCACCGTCTGCGGTGCCTTCATCGCGGCCGCCTGCTTCCCCTTCACCCAGTCCGACGACCAGTACGCGACTCTCGGCGTCTACATCCTCATCTTCGCCACGGTCGCCCTCGGCCTGAACATCGTCGTCGGCCTCGCCGGTCTGCTCGACCTCGGCTACGTCGCCTTCCTCGGTGTCGGCGCCTACGCGGCCGCGCTGGTCTCCGGCTCGCCCAGCTCGCCGTTCGACGTGCACTTCCCCTTCTGGGCGGCCGTCATCGTGGGTGCCCTGGCGTCGCTGGTCTTCGGCGTCCTCATCGGCGCCCCCACCCTGCGGCTGCGCGGCGACTACCTCGCCATCGTCACCCTCGGCTTCGGTGAGATCTTCCGCATCACCGCCAACAACCTCGACGGCACCTCGGGTCCCGACCTCACCAACGGCTCCAACGGCGTGTCGTCCATCCCGGACCTGAAGATCTTCGGGCTCGACCTCGGCGTCCAGCACGACTTCGGCGGCTTCACCATCGGCCGGTTCGCCAACTACTTCTTCCTGATGCTCGTCATCACGGCCGTGGTCGTGCTCGTCTTCCGGCGCAGCGGCGACTCCCGCATCGGCCGCGCCTGGGTCGCCATCCGCGAGGACGAGACCGCCGCCCTCGCCATGGGCATCAACGGCTTCCGCGTCAAGCTCATCGCCTTCGCCGTGGGCGCCACCCTCGCCGGTCTCGCCGGCACCGTGCAGGCGCACGTCACCTACACCGTGACGCCCGAGCAGTACCTCTTCGCCGGCACCACCCCGCCCAACTCGGCGTTCCTGCTCGCCGCGGTCGTCCTCGGCGGCATGGGCACCATCGCGGGTCCGCTGATCGGCGCCTCGCTGCTCTTCCTGATCCCCAACAAGCTCCAGTTCCTCGGCGACTACCAGCTCTTCGCCTTCGGACTCGCGCTCGTCCTGCTCATGCGCTTCCGCCCCGAGGGACTCATCGCCAACCGGCGCCGCAAGCTCGAATTCCACGAAGAGGCCGAAGCACCCACCACCCTGAGCAAGACAGGGGCCTGA
- a CDS encoding bifunctional metallophosphatase/5'-nucleotidase: protein MPFNRRKFLSRSAVTGAGVALAGAAAAPAAEAAPAAHRGRRRPKRYALTVLGTTDLHGHVFNWDYFKDAEYTDAAGNAQGLARISALVDQVREEKGRRNTLLLDAGDTIQGTPLTYYYAKVDPITAKGGPVHPMAQAMNAIGYDAVALGNHEFNYGIETLRKFEEQCDFPLLGANAVDAKTLKPAFPPYFMKTFRVKGAPPVKVAVLGLTNPGIAIWDKAYVQGRLAFPGLEEQAAKWVPKLRSMGADVVVVSAHSGSSGTSSYGDQLPYVENAAANVAKQVPGIDAILVGHAHQEIAELKVVNDETGKTVVLSEPLCYAERLTLFDFELVFERGRWHVESVKASLRNTSTVADDPRITRLLTDEHAKVVAYVNQVVGTATEALTTVEARYKDAPIIDLITKVQEDVVKAALAGTEYASLPVLAQASPFSRTSEIPAGDVTIRDLSSLYVYDNTLVAKVLTGAQVRAYLEYSAEYYVQTAAGAPVDVDKLTNAGGRPDYNYDYVSGLTYEIDIAQAAGSRIRNLAHGGTPLADDQQFVLAVNNYRANGGGAFPHVASAKEVWAESTEIRTRIAEWVTAKGVLDPKDFASVDWSLTRDGTPVF from the coding sequence ATGCCGTTCAACCGCCGGAAGTTCCTGAGCAGATCCGCAGTGACGGGAGCGGGGGTGGCGCTGGCCGGTGCGGCGGCGGCTCCGGCGGCCGAGGCGGCGCCCGCCGCGCACCGGGGCCGCAGGCGGCCCAAGCGGTACGCGCTGACCGTGCTGGGCACCACCGACCTGCACGGACACGTCTTCAACTGGGACTACTTCAAGGACGCCGAGTACACGGACGCGGCGGGCAACGCGCAGGGACTGGCGCGCATCTCGGCCCTGGTCGACCAGGTACGCGAGGAGAAGGGCCGCCGCAACACGCTGCTCCTCGACGCGGGCGACACCATCCAGGGCACCCCGCTGACGTACTACTACGCGAAGGTGGACCCGATCACCGCCAAGGGCGGCCCGGTGCACCCGATGGCCCAGGCGATGAACGCCATCGGGTACGACGCGGTGGCGCTCGGCAACCACGAGTTCAATTACGGCATCGAGACGCTGCGGAAGTTCGAGGAGCAGTGCGACTTCCCGCTGCTCGGCGCGAACGCGGTCGACGCGAAGACGTTGAAGCCCGCGTTCCCGCCGTACTTCATGAAGACCTTCCGGGTGAAGGGCGCGCCGCCCGTGAAGGTGGCGGTGCTGGGCCTGACCAACCCCGGCATCGCGATCTGGGACAAGGCGTACGTGCAGGGCAGGCTCGCCTTCCCGGGGCTGGAGGAGCAGGCGGCGAAGTGGGTGCCGAAGCTGCGCTCGATGGGCGCCGACGTGGTGGTCGTCTCGGCGCACTCCGGCTCCTCGGGCACGTCCTCGTACGGCGACCAGCTCCCGTACGTCGAGAACGCGGCGGCCAACGTGGCGAAGCAGGTGCCGGGCATCGACGCGATCCTCGTCGGGCACGCGCACCAGGAGATCGCGGAGCTGAAGGTCGTCAACGACGAGACCGGGAAGACCGTCGTCCTGTCGGAGCCGCTGTGCTACGCCGAGCGGCTCACCCTCTTCGACTTCGAGCTGGTATTCGAACGCGGGCGGTGGCACGTGGAGTCGGTGAAGGCGTCGCTGCGCAACACCAGCACGGTCGCCGACGACCCGAGGATCACCCGACTGCTGACCGACGAGCACGCGAAGGTCGTGGCGTACGTCAACCAGGTCGTCGGCACCGCCACCGAGGCGCTGACGACGGTGGAGGCACGGTACAAGGACGCCCCGATCATCGACCTGATCACCAAGGTGCAGGAGGACGTGGTCAAGGCGGCGCTGGCGGGCACCGAGTACGCGTCGCTGCCGGTGCTGGCGCAGGCGTCGCCGTTCTCCCGGACCTCCGAGATCCCGGCCGGCGACGTGACCATCCGGGACCTGTCGAGCCTGTACGTGTACGACAACACGCTGGTCGCGAAGGTGCTGACGGGCGCGCAGGTGCGGGCCTACCTGGAGTACTCGGCGGAGTACTACGTCCAGACGGCCGCCGGTGCTCCCGTGGACGTGGACAAGCTGACCAACGCGGGCGGCCGCCCGGACTACAACTACGACTACGTGTCGGGGCTGACGTACGAGATCGACATCGCGCAGGCGGCCGGGTCGCGGATCAGGAACCTCGCCCACGGCGGTACGCCGCTCGCCGACGACCAGCAGTTCGTGCTGGCGGTGAACAACTACCGGGCCAACGGCGGCGGTGCCTTCCCGCACGTGGCGTCGGCCAAGGAGGTGTGGGCGGAGTCGACGGAGATCCGCACGCGCATCGCCGAGTGGGTGACGGCGAAGGGCGTGCTGGACCCGAAGGACTTCGCGTCCGTGGACTGGTCGCTGACGCGGGACGGCACGCCGGTGTTCTGA